In Paenibacillus algicola, a genomic segment contains:
- a CDS encoding LiaF transmembrane domain-containing protein: protein MSSKKDLALGLFIIAAGLFILLGKLGFFAFLGRNLWPLLLLVPGVLLHLWYFTRRRSAELLIPAGILTVYGVLFLICSLGGWHLLNALWPILILGVGVGIYEYDFFESPRSRGAFLVSSGLIALSLLLLVFTWWGTSVIYVVALGLIIAGVWMIYGRSRKKNSRWSRGW from the coding sequence ATGTCCTCCAAAAAGGATTTGGCACTGGGCTTGTTCATTATCGCAGCAGGCTTGTTTATTCTCCTCGGAAAGCTGGGCTTCTTTGCATTCCTGGGCCGTAACCTGTGGCCGCTGCTGCTGCTTGTTCCCGGAGTATTGCTGCATCTGTGGTACTTTACAAGAAGAAGGTCTGCAGAGCTGTTAATCCCTGCCGGCATTTTAACGGTGTATGGCGTGCTGTTTCTGATCTGCAGCCTCGGGGGCTGGCATCTGCTGAACGCCCTGTGGCCGATTCTGATTCTGGGAGTAGGCGTCGGCATTTACGAATACGATTTTTTTGAATCTCCACGATCCCGAGGAGCCTTTCTCGTATCTTCCGGGCTGATTGCTTTATCCCTGCTGCTGCTCGTATTTACATGGTGGGGCACGAGTGTCATTTATGTGGTGGCTCTCGGTTTGATTATAGCTGGGGTGTGGATGATCTACGGTCGCAGCCGCAAAAAGAACAGCCGGTGGAGCCGGGGCTGGTAA